TGCATGTTTCACTTGCTATGGCTCCAGTTGCTGTTTTACCAGAGTTTCAGGGGAAAGGAATTGGTACAAAACTGATCAGGTATGCACATGATAAAGCGAAAGAACTAGGTTTTGGTTCTGTGGTAGTATTAGGACATGAGAACTACTATCCTAAATTTGGGTATAAGCTCACCAAAGAGTTTGGAATAAAGCTACCTTTTGAAGTTCCTGAAGCTAACTGTATCGCTATAGAACTAACCGAGAATTCATTGAAAAATGTGACCGGTACCGTTAAATACCCTAAAGAGTTTGAAATTGAATAAAACTTCACCCAGTTTCTCTTATCTATTACCACTCTCGACCATTGTTATGTATTGACTAATTGGAAAAAAGTTCTGTCAAATGAACTTACATCCAAAAGTAATGAATATTAAATGAAATCTATCTCTGCCGATAGATTACTGGACAAAATAAAAAGCAAAAAAATCAGAAAAAAGTCCCTTCCAGTCTATTCCTTCTTATAAAACACTTTTCCCATTGCAGGCAGCTTCATTCCATCCACAACGGTTTCTTCTTCGCTTGTCCAGATCTTCTCCCGAGCAAGGCGTTCCTGGTACTTTTTGTCCCGCTTACGTTTTCTCGCTATCTCCTTCAATATCTCTTCCCCGCGGTAATTGGTCAAGCGATGGCGGTTAGGAAAAGCCTTCTCTGGTACTGTCTGATCGGCTGTCCCACCCCTAACCTTGGCCTCAACCTCCACTTTAACCTCATCATCTATCCTGTAAGCTCCTATAATCTCCGCCGGGCTGTATTCCTTGCCGTTCAGGCTCAGCGGCTCCCCGTCAATACCTTTCATCCCGAAACAGTGCAGCGAAGCGCTCACCAGAACGATGCTTCCCGCAGGCAGCGCAACATCAGATAACCATTCCTGTTCCGTTATAACCTTTCCATACTGCAAAGGGATATCCTTATAGTCCAGGTATTCGTAAAAACCTTCCCTGAAACTTATGGCAGCCACCATCAGGCGAAGGACGGCATTCTTGGTATATTTAGGCAGTAGCAGATCTTCAGATACATTAAGAGCAGGTATCTGTACCATGATCCCTCCATCCACCATGGAACATACCGGCCGAACGGCAAGCGCTTCAGTCAGCGGTGAATTGATATTGAACTGTAATCCCTTTAAATGTTGCGGGTTGCCGTCATGCAGATCCCGTTCGCCACGTGGCTTTTCGGTATCCTTCAGGCTCTTCAGCAGCGCTACATTCATACGGTTAAGCAGTCTGCCATCGCTGTGACAGGCAAACGATGAGTATAAGTTCCGCAGGATGCGCCCGCAATTACTTACCAGTCCGAATTCCAGTGCACTTTCTTTGGTAGAGAGCGTTTGCCTTACCCTGGCAGGTTTGGCCTGTACTATGCTCATATCGCCCACGGTACGGTAAACCACATTGCCGACTTTCCCGTGAAGCCTTCCTCTGCTGTCTATTATTGCCATGTTGGTCTAATTGGTTAATAATAAACCTAATATATACAATTTATCCCTTAATTCACCTTAGCTGATACTGCTTTTTATAAATATTTACTTAATATCAAAGCATATAAAGTCCATGTTTTTTAACTAAAACATGGACTCTAATTGGATTTATTATAGATAATATTTGGATTTATAAAGAATCAGTTAGCGTGAAGATCAAGGGAAGGAGAAGGAATGTTTGGTTTGATTCAACTCAATATTTATGGCTTTTATCGGTAGCAAGTAAAACCACGGAGAGTATACATATTATCAATATGTTAAGGAATTGCAATATCGGCTTGTTCTTGTAGTAGTGAAGCGTTCTTCAGCCTAATTTAAATTAACTTTGTCATAGTCTGTTCTGTTCCCGGTTTCCAAATCTATTTCCGCAATAAGTTCGCCTATTACTTTTAAATAGGGTTTATGTCTATTGCAGTACTGCTGAGCAAGATTAAAGCTGGGGGCTTCTATATATTCGCCCATATACGTTTTTATTTCGCCGGTTGTATATTCCGTTAGCTGAAACTGTGTTACCCACTTTCTCATAATCTCCAAGCATTTAATTTATACAAACTTCTAAGCATAAACTTTCATAGAATATGCCATTCCAGGTTGTTTAAATACCTGACTTTATGCAATTATTACTGGTTTTATACCGGAAATAATCCTGAATAATCAAGAATTTACTTCGGTTAGTGGTTAGTGGATATAATGGATGGTGATAAACACCATTTTACATTTAAGGTGGTATTTGAAAGTGTTAATTATAAGGATATTACAGGGAATTATAACGATTTATCCTACATAATATTCCCTGTAATACCCGAATAAGGTCTTTATAAAATTCGTATTATAAAGAACGCTTGTTTATAAGCGATAAGGACATATCTATTTTTTTAAATTTAATTCATAGTCATCCTGGTATTTTTGGTCCGTTTAAAGTTTTCGACAGTTAGGATAATTGCTGTTCCTACTGTATAAGCTAATATGTCTATCCATGAAAAATGGGTGCCGATGATAATATTGGCAATTTTTGAATGCGATAATCCCAATAATCTCACTATATTGAAATATTGAAGCGTTTCTATGCAGTAAGCAAATAGAAGCACAGCAATTGCTGTTTTTACAGGAGGAAAATCGAAAAAGCTTTTTGCCATATAATAGAGTAATATGACTACCAATACGTCTCCAATATAGGGTCTGATGATATTATCATTTATAAAAAGAGCAATAAATACTTCTATTAAAAATAACAAAATGGCTATTGCAAGGTTTATTCTACTGAACTTGAACATATTTATAATTTTTAAGAAGGTTCCGATGCCGTTTTAGTTTCCCAATTAAGTTTTGTAGAAAGATACATCATGGTTGCAATGATGATAAACAAACCTACACTTCCGAAGATCAGGGAAAAGTCCTGCAGTTGAATAATCACAAAAATGAAGCTGTAGAATATAGACAGTATCATTCCGAATACCAGAGCTGGCTTTTTGCTTTTTAACAAACCCAAGAGGAAAAGTACAATCAGAACAATAGTAGCTAAAGAAGCAATTAAGTAAGCAATATTAAAACCTATTTGCTCACTAAAAGATAACAGTAACGTATAATAAATGATCATAGCTGCCCCTATTAAAGCATATTGTAATAAATGAATTTTTCTTTTGTTTAACAATTCAGTGAAAAACAGAGATATAAAAGTGAGAAGAATGATGAGCATAGCGTACTTGGCCGATCTCATGGTTTTCTGATATTGATCTACCGGCACAATAAATTTCACTCCGAAAGTAGTGTCATTATTATCGGTTTCGTTATATGTCTGGTTGGGTTTTGTTACCAATGATGCATCTTTTTCTACCCATTGCTGCGGATAAGAACGATTGAAGTAAGGTATTTTCCAGACAGCCTTAAAGTCAGATTCTGTAATATTTCTTTCTTCCGGTAGGTAACGTCCCGTAAAGCTGGGATTTCCCCAGGTCCCATTCATTTTAACTAATGTGGTTTTCCCGACATGAAGAAAATTCAGCTCACTGCTGCCCCGAATGTCCAGGTTGAAGTTAAACGGAATAGCTGTGTTCTTATCAGCACTTAAATCCAAAAGAGCGATTAAATTATTACGAAATAATTTCACATCGGTGAGGTCAGGCTCAACTTCGTAGCTTTTTCCTGCTAGATTTATACTCGGATTATTTTTTAAACCTTTTAAATCAGTTAGTCCAATAGCTACTTTTACCTTGTCCCATAAAATGAGTTCGGGCTTTATACCAGATTTTTTTAATTCTAATGGACTAAATCTCCCATTCACATTTATTTTCGAGTTATATACTACGGCCTCAAAAATTCCCCGATATAGGGTTTCTGGGTCTACATTGCTATTTATGTTAAGTTCTTCTGGCAGAATGTATATATTCTGTAACTCTTCTTTGTACGTTATTATGCCTTTATCATTTTTTTCTGCAATTGTATTTAAATATGGTAAAATTAATACCGGACCTTCTACTAATTGTTTACCCGACCATTTGTCTGATATTTCATCAACTACTTCATTTTGTCTAAGCTGTCTTTCACTGATAAGACTTTGCACCCAGGTGGAAGGAATCAGCAGCAGGAGCGTAAGGAATCCGATAAAGCAAAGCTTAACCAGCATTGATTCTCTGAACCAATGCGCTGTTTTTGAATAATTGTTTTCTGTTAGCATGTTTTAGTTTTTAAAAGTACTTTGTTTTTCAAAGTAAGTGATTAAAAAAATTTAGTTGGTTAAATATTGTTTTTTTGTTGTTTGATTAAATTTTCCAAAGCTTCCAGATGTTTTTTAAATGCCTCCCTGCCTTTAGCAGATGCCGCATATTGGGTGTTAGGCTTGCGGCCTATAAAACTTTTGGTAACAATAATATATTCTTCCTTTTCCAGTGCTTTAAGATGGGATGCAAGATTACCGTCTGTAGCGTTTAGCAGTTCTTTCAGAGCATTGAAATCATAATACTCATTGGCAACCAGAACGCTCATAACCTGTAACCTCAAACGGTTTTCAAAAGCTTTATCAAATTGTTCTAACGAAATCTTCACTTGTTGTATTTAAAATGCATCATAGAACCATATATAATATGCAGGATGCCAAAACCTATTGTCCAAAAAATGATACCGTAACCGGGAAATAAAGCCGAAAGTAAACCCAGTGCAATTTCACAGAACCCTAACCATTTCACATCAGAGAAAGTATAATTGCTTCCTGATATTAAAGCCAGTCCATAAAATAAAAGGCAAGCGGAAGCTATTATACTATAGTCCCCACGATAAATTAATATTAAAATAAACAGTCCGCCTGTAAATAGGGGAATGGCCAGACTTGTTAATAGGCGTTTGCTTACGGGATTCCAGAAATTTTCACCTTTTTTTCGAACCTGTCTGATGGTAAGCCAAACTCCGGTAGCCAACGAAAGTATAAGGACTGCAAAGGCAACTAAAAATAGTTGACCTAATACTTTAGGATCGTTGACGTAATGATTTCTGTATTCCAGAGCTGAATGCGGGACATAAACAATTTTATATCCGAGGAAAGCACCAATTAAGGCATAAACACCAGCCATTATACCAGATAACCCACTTAATGAAATGAATTTGGAGGAACGCTCCATTAAGTTCCTGATAGAACTAAGCTCTGAATAAATATCTTTTTCTTGCATTTGAAAAGAACTTTGAATTGCAAAGTAAAATATAATATTTTAATAATCCAATAAGGTATTTAAAAAAATGTATTACAAAATGACGTAATAAAGTATCTTGCTTTATTAAAAAATAAGGGAATAAATGCTCTATATCATAGCCGGTGTATCCGGATCGGGGAAGACTACTTTAGGGAAATTGTTAGCAAAGCGTTTAGGCTTGTCTTTTTATGATGCGGATGATTTTCATCCGCATTCTAACATTGAAAAAATGAAAAGTGGGCAGGCATTAACTGATGAGGATCGGTTTCCGTGGCTGCTAACTTTGCATGATAACCTGTTAACATGGGATAAACAGGGGGGAGCAGTTTTAGCCTGCTCTGCATTGAAAGAGAAGTATCGTAGCATTTTAAGCGGATATAATGAAGTCGAGATAAAATGGATCTTTATAGTAGCAGATAACTTATTACTAAAACAGCGTTTGGAAAGCAGAAAGAATCATTTCTTTAATCCAATTTTACTTGAATCGCAATTGAAGGTGCTGGAATTACCGGATTATGGGCTTAAAATACCTGCCGATTTAGATTTGGAGAAACAGTTGGATATGATTATTTGATATCGTTTACAACCTGTTTTTTGAATTTTTATAATTCTATATTTGCGTTATGAAATCTGATGAAAAGAAACTGCTGAAAGTAATTGCTATTTTTCTTGTATTCTTCCTCGTTTTGGGATATGTGTTTTTCTACTTTATGAAAAGTTATCTCTAAATATTAAGTGTCAAGTATCAAGAAATTCTGAATCTTTCCTTTTTAGTCTATGGTTTTTTCTGTCTAAAAGAAAAATTCCTTTGGCTTAGATAGCTGAAAGCTGTAACCAATACATTTGTAATAATAAAAGATATGGTTGGATACCAATGCAAATGTTCAACAAAAAGCTTCATGAACATGTAGTTTAACAAAATACAGATCATTACCACAGCAAAATACCTGAATAACTGGATTCTCTTTTTTAAATAGGAACCATTGAATACTACAGCAAAGCTTAAATAAAAACCGATAGGAGTGGTAATCATAAATGCTATCAGCCATGCTGCAATATGTGGGCTTATAGCTATAAAAGGTAAGTGGATAATTTCTTTTTTTAGTATAAAATTATACGAAATAAAATAGATGAATATATTCAAAACCTGATTTCCGCCTCCGCAAGCCGCATATCTAAAGGTTTGCAAAGGCATAAAACGTTTGAACAGCGGATAAAAACTGTCTATTATCGCAATAAGTACAGATCTGATAAAAAGATGGAGGTTCTTTAACATTTGTTCCGGCAAATATACAATTCAAATGATTATTCGCAATCAGGAACAGAGAAGGTCCATGTTTCCGCATTTTTACTGAAATCCATGTAGTTCTCGCTATTATTGAATTGCCACCAGAATTTGTTTATCGGTTTGATATCCTGTCCAAGCTCATTCATCGATTCAGCATCATAAAGTCTGCCATTTACCATTACATACTTGATGCTTTCTGTATTTCTGATATCCTGAAGGGGGTCTCTGTTTAAAACAATTAAATCTGCTAATTTTCCTTTTTCCAACGAACCTAATTCTCTATCCATTCCCAGATATTCGGCACCATTAATAGTAGCGACTTTTAGAATGTCGTGGGGCTTCATTCCACCTTGTCCAAGCATCCAAAGTTCCCAATGTGCACCAAGCCCCTGTAACCTTCCGTTTGAACCTAGATTGACTTTTGTTCCGCCGTTAGCTATTTGATTCACTACTCGGGAAATGTCGATATGGCCATAATCTCCATATTCAGAAGTTGTTCTTCTTCTTGATTTGCTATCTACTAAATGTCTGGGTATAAAGTTCAAAAGCTTTTGATTCTCCCAAACGTTGATGCGATCGTACCAATAGTTTTCGCCAAACTGACTTCCGTTGGCAATAATTAAAGTTGGTGTATAAGAAGTTTTGCTGGCGTTCCAGAACTGCGATACATCTTTATAAACCGGTAATACAGGAATGTTATGTTCAATACTGCTATGTCCATCGGCAATCATATTCATGCTTGTGAAAAAGTCGTATTCTCCTTCGGGGATGATCATCATTTTTTGTTCTCGGGCAGCCTGAACAAGTTGTTGTCTCTGATCTCTTCTGTACAAACCACTGGATTTTAAAGTAAAGGTTCCAATAGCCTGCATTCTTTTCAGGTGAGATTTTATTTCTGCCAAATTCTGAAACCCGGTTTTAATTTCGGTGTCCTTATCTCCGGTAATGGAACCTGCTGCAAAAAGACGGGGACCAACCAATCTACCGGCTTTAATCATTTCTGCCTGGCTAGATGCCATTTCCATATTGGTAGAAGGATCATGAGCTGTGGTTATTCCATAAGCGAGATTTGCATAATATGCCCAGTTTTGCTGTGGAATAATTCCGTCGGGACTGGTTTTTAGATGTGCATGTACATCTATAAAGCCAGGTATTATTGTTTTTCCGTAAGCAGGATAAACAATTGCATCGTCCGGAATGTTTACTTCGTTATCTTTTCCGATTGCTACTATTTTGTTCTGATCAATAAGGATCGTTCCATTAGGGATAATTTCGTTATCCTTCATGGTGATGATTGTCGCTCCTTTAAAAGCTATTTTATGTTGCGGTACATCAGTTTTTAATGTAAGTGCTATTTCTAGACCAAGCGTATCCGATTTATCCTTCGTATCATTAGAAAAGGCTAAAGCATCTTTAATTTCTTTGGTGTAATATCTGGAACCTAAAGTCCAATGCAAAGCCTTGCTTTCTTTGTTCCAATGGATGTAGTTTCCAACATCGCCAGACACCTTTTTAACAGGGAACGATTTTGTGTTGGAAGCCAACTCTGTACCATTCGCTGTCGCAATAAATGGGGTTAAATAAATATCAAAAAGCTCGCTAAATGCTAACCAACGGTTATCAGGACTTAAAATAAATTCTGTTCCCAATTTGGTAGTATAATGCGTTCTGATATTATTGCCGGAAAGATCACAACTTTTAAGCGCATTCTTTCCGTCTTCTTTTGCCGTATAGAATATCCTATTGTCTGATTTATTGAATTGCGGTTTAAGGCCTTCTTTTAAGATCAATTTAGGTTCTCCGCCATTAGCAGATATGGTGTAAATGCCTGGGTTTTTAGAAAAGGTGAAGCCCAGCAAATCATTTCCTACACCTTTTCTATAAACGATCAAATCTCCTTTGTTGCTGAATTTTGGTGTGTAATAGAATCCTCCTCGCGGCGTAAGCTTATCGATTTTTTTACTGCTAAGATCTATTTTCATAATAGAACCTTTTAGTTCATCGTTCCAGCTTGTATAAATAATAAAGTTACCGTCGGGGCTAAAACAAGGATCAAATTCCCAGTCTGTTTCTGTCGTTAACCTTTCCGGTTTTCCGTCGGGAAGGTTTTTTACATAAATATATCCACCAGCACTAAAAGCTACTTTTTTCAGGTCTGGCGAAGTTACCAATTGCCTGATCATTTTAGCGTCAAACTCCTCGTTAAATACTTTTTGATCGTAATGTAAAGCCTCGGAAATAGTTTGTTTTACATTTACCTTAAACGGTATTTCCTGTACCATCTGGTAAAGGATATCTATTTTATTGATCTTTCCTTTTGCATAAAATATTACTGTTTTATTGTCTGGGAGCCAATTGAAGTTAGGATAAAGTCCGTACGAAGCTTTAGATTCCTGAAGATCTCTTGATAAATCGTCATACAAGATAAATTCCTCACCAGTTTCTAAATCTTGTATCATTAAATTGGTCTTTAGCTTATTCCGTTTTACATAAGCCAAATATTTTCCATTTGGAGAAACCTGAGGCCTTACTGCTCCACCAGTGCCGCCGGCAACATTTTCTACCGTTTCATCCTCCAGAATCAATCTTTTGATTTGATAGATTTCTCCATTTGGATCTTTGTTGTACTGTAAATAGGCGGGGCTAATGTCTTCGCTATAATATAATTCTTTGCCTGATTTTGAGACAAAAGGTTCTCCCAGATTTCGTTGCCCTCTTTTTCTTTGTGTCAGTTGGGTTCCTTCAAATCCGCCAGAAACATGATACATCCAAAGTTCGCCAGCTGCATTCGTTCTTCTGCCTAGGAAATTCTTTCTTGCAACTAAATACTGGCCATCGGGTGTCCAAACGGCATTATTCAATAAATTGATGTTTTCTTTTGTAATGGCTCTTTTACCCGAACCATCTGCATTCATGATCCATATATTATCTGCTCCGTCTTTATCGCTGGTATATGAAATCAGTTTGCCATCAGGCGAAAAGCGGGGTTGTACTTCCCAGGCCAGACCACCGGCAAGTAATTCCGCATCGCCGCCAGTTACAGGCATTTTGTAAATATCACCCAATAAATCAAATACGATGAATTTTCCGTCAGGACTTACATCCAAATTCATCCATGTACCTTCATTGGTGCTGAAATTTGTTGTTTTGGTAGGACCAGAGGGCTTTTCTATATTCCATTGTGCATGTAAACCGGAACTTATCAGCACAAAAAGTATAATTCTAAAAAAAGTATTCATCGGCATTTCAAAATAGCCTGCAATTTAATAAATTTTATAGCTTTGAGACGATTCTCTAAATATGTCTATACATCAAATATTAAAACAATATTGGGGCTACGACCATTTTAGACCATTGCAGGAAGATATTATAACGTCTGTAATGGAAAATTATGATACATTAGCTCTTTTACCAACCGGTGGCGGCAAATCTATTTGTTTTCAGGTACCGGCATTGGCTAAAGAAGGAATATGTATTGTAGTGTCTCCGTTGATTGCTTTGATGAAAGATCAGGTAGAAAACCTGCAAAAAAGAGGAATTAAAGCCCTGGCGATTATATCTGGCATGGGCAAACGGGAAATTGATATTGCTTTGGATAATTGTG
This genomic interval from Pseudopedobacter saltans DSM 12145 contains the following:
- a CDS encoding GNAT family N-acetyltransferase, producing the protein MALKIRKEKKGDFRVVFKLVQNAFRNEELSDHKEQYLVERLRSSDAFIPELSLVAEEDSQIVGYILLTKINIIDAGSNMHVSLAMAPVAVLPEFQGKGIGTKLIRYAHDKAKELGFGSVVVLGHENYYPKFGYKLTKEFGIKLPFEVPEANCIAIELTENSLKNVTGTVKYPKEFEIE
- a CDS encoding ribosomal maturation YjgA family protein, translated to MFKFSRINLAIAILLFLIEVFIALFINDNIIRPYIGDVLVVILLYYMAKSFFDFPPVKTAIAVLLFAYCIETLQYFNIVRLLGLSHSKIANIIIGTHFSWIDILAYTVGTAIILTVENFKRTKNTRMTMN
- the creD gene encoding cell envelope integrity protein CreD, which translates into the protein MLTENNYSKTAHWFRESMLVKLCFIGFLTLLLLIPSTWVQSLISERQLRQNEVVDEISDKWSGKQLVEGPVLILPYLNTIAEKNDKGIITYKEELQNIYILPEELNINSNVDPETLYRGIFEAVVYNSKINVNGRFSPLELKKSGIKPELILWDKVKVAIGLTDLKGLKNNPSINLAGKSYEVEPDLTDVKLFRNNLIALLDLSADKNTAIPFNFNLDIRGSSELNFLHVGKTTLVKMNGTWGNPSFTGRYLPEERNITESDFKAVWKIPYFNRSYPQQWVEKDASLVTKPNQTYNETDNNDTTFGVKFIVPVDQYQKTMRSAKYAMLIILLTFISLFFTELLNKRKIHLLQYALIGAAMIIYYTLLLSFSEQIGFNIAYLIASLATIVLIVLFLLGLLKSKKPALVFGMILSIFYSFIFVIIQLQDFSLIFGSVGLFIIIATMMYLSTKLNWETKTASEPS
- a CDS encoding winged helix-turn-helix domain-containing protein; translation: MKISLEQFDKAFENRLRLQVMSVLVANEYYDFNALKELLNATDGNLASHLKALEKEEYIIVTKSFIGRKPNTQYAASAKGREAFKKHLEALENLIKQQKNNI
- a CDS encoding gluconokinase; this translates as MLYIIAGVSGSGKTTLGKLLAKRLGLSFYDADDFHPHSNIEKMKSGQALTDEDRFPWLLTLHDNLLTWDKQGGAVLACSALKEKYRSILSGYNEVEIKWIFIVADNLLLKQRLESRKNHFFNPILLESQLKVLELPDYGLKIPADLDLEKQLDMII
- a CDS encoding GtrA family protein; this encodes MLKNLHLFIRSVLIAIIDSFYPLFKRFMPLQTFRYAACGGGNQVLNIFIYFISYNFILKKEIIHLPFIAISPHIAAWLIAFMITTPIGFYLSFAVVFNGSYLKKRIQLFRYFAVVMICILLNYMFMKLFVEHLHWYPTISFIITNVLVTAFSYLSQRNFSFRQKKP
- a CDS encoding amidohydrolase family protein, giving the protein MNTFFRIILFVLISSGLHAQWNIEKPSGPTKTTNFSTNEGTWMNLDVSPDGKFIVFDLLGDIYKMPVTGGDAELLAGGLAWEVQPRFSPDGKLISYTSDKDGADNIWIMNADGSGKRAITKENINLLNNAVWTPDGQYLVARKNFLGRRTNAAGELWMYHVSGGFEGTQLTQRKRGQRNLGEPFVSKSGKELYYSEDISPAYLQYNKDPNGEIYQIKRLILEDETVENVAGGTGGAVRPQVSPNGKYLAYVKRNKLKTNLMIQDLETGEEFILYDDLSRDLQESKASYGLYPNFNWLPDNKTVIFYAKGKINKIDILYQMVQEIPFKVNVKQTISEALHYDQKVFNEEFDAKMIRQLVTSPDLKKVAFSAGGYIYVKNLPDGKPERLTTETDWEFDPCFSPDGNFIIYTSWNDELKGSIMKIDLSSKKIDKLTPRGGFYYTPKFSNKGDLIVYRKGVGNDLLGFTFSKNPGIYTISANGGEPKLILKEGLKPQFNKSDNRIFYTAKEDGKNALKSCDLSGNNIRTHYTTKLGTEFILSPDNRWLAFSELFDIYLTPFIATANGTELASNTKSFPVKKVSGDVGNYIHWNKESKALHWTLGSRYYTKEIKDALAFSNDTKDKSDTLGLEIALTLKTDVPQHKIAFKGATIITMKDNEIIPNGTILIDQNKIVAIGKDNEVNIPDDAIVYPAYGKTIIPGFIDVHAHLKTSPDGIIPQQNWAYYANLAYGITTAHDPSTNMEMASSQAEMIKAGRLVGPRLFAAGSITGDKDTEIKTGFQNLAEIKSHLKRMQAIGTFTLKSSGLYRRDQRQQLVQAAREQKMMIIPEGEYDFFTSMNMIADGHSSIEHNIPVLPVYKDVSQFWNASKTSYTPTLIIANGSQFGENYWYDRINVWENQKLLNFIPRHLVDSKSRRRTTSEYGDYGHIDISRVVNQIANGGTKVNLGSNGRLQGLGAHWELWMLGQGGMKPHDILKVATINGAEYLGMDRELGSLEKGKLADLIVLNRDPLQDIRNTESIKYVMVNGRLYDAESMNELGQDIKPINKFWWQFNNSENYMDFSKNAETWTFSVPDCE